The following proteins are encoded in a genomic region of Microbacterium sp. NC79:
- a CDS encoding primosomal protein produces MAEAQEPRDGGSRAPRDSSRPQYRDNSGASRDQRPQRDGGYQRRDGAAPRRDGDRRDGGAPRREGGYQGNRDGGYQRRDGAAPRRDGDRREGGYERRDGGAPRREGGYQGNRDGGAPRREGGYQGNRGGGYQRRDGAAPRRDGDRREGGFQGNRDGGYQRRDGAAPRREGGYERRDGAAPRRDGDRREGGYQGNREGGYQRRDGAAPRREGGYQRRDGAAPRREGGYERRDGAAPRRDGERREGGYQGNREGGYQRRDGAAPRREGGYERRDGGAPRRDGDRREGGYQGNREGGYQRRDGAAPRREGGYERRDGGAPRRDGDRREGGYQGNREGGYQRRDDRGDDRRQSRPPQDVRSDRPRDPELPDDITARDLHGSARNELKTLSAENADTVARHLAAAAIYIDQDPELAHAHAMAASRRAGRVGVVRETVGITAYATGDFALALRELRTYRRISGSDEQIALIVDSERGIGRPEKALEEGRAVDRSKLEASTRVELAIAMSGARLDLGQTESALAELDIPELNPDVAYSYSTGLFAARAAVLEDLGREAEAAEWLRRAEVAAEAMATDDSDEMVVVDESEDEELVREIEAQERRAAYEAQEAAYAAEEAMFREIEAAEAAALAAANGTDADETVGTDEAPVANEAPVANEAPVADEAGKADDADDTVDVDVDVDADDADVADFADEADVVPVADEADVADDAEELTDDTESKGDKDKASKKDKKDKKPKKDKKSKDKKDKKDKGSDKSDDEKKAKKAKKAAKAAEAAAAEAAEK; encoded by the coding sequence ATGGCAGAAGCGCAAGAACCCCGAGACGGCGGATCGCGCGCGCCTCGCGACTCCTCACGCCCCCAGTACCGCGACAACAGCGGAGCCTCCCGTGACCAGCGCCCGCAGCGCGACGGTGGCTACCAGCGTCGTGATGGTGCAGCGCCTCGTCGTGATGGTGACCGTCGTGACGGTGGTGCACCGCGTCGTGAAGGTGGCTACCAGGGCAACCGCGATGGTGGTTACCAGCGCCGCGACGGTGCTGCCCCACGCCGCGATGGCGACCGTCGTGAAGGCGGCTACGAACGCCGTGATGGTGGTGCCCCGCGCCGCGAAGGTGGCTACCAGGGTAACCGCGATGGTGGTGCCCCGCGCCGTGAAGGCGGCTACCAGGGTAACCGTGGCGGTGGTTACCAGCGTCGTGACGGTGCTGCGCCCCGTCGTGATGGCGACCGTCGTGAAGGCGGTTTCCAAGGCAACCGCGATGGTGGTTACCAGCGTCGCGACGGTGCTGCTCCCCGTCGTGAGGGCGGTTACGAGCGTCGTGATGGTGCTGCTCCGCGTCGTGATGGTGACCGCCGTGAAGGTGGCTACCAGGGCAACCGTGAGGGTGGTTACCAGCGTCGTGACGGTGCTGCTCCCCGTCGTGAGGGTGGTTACCAGCGTCGTGACGGTGCTGCTCCCCGTCGTGAGGGCGGTTACGAGCGCCGTGATGGTGCTGCTCCCCGTCGTGATGGCGAGCGCCGTGAAGGCGGTTACCAGGGTAACCGTGAGGGTGGTTACCAGCGTCGTGACGGTGCTGCTCCCCGTCGTGAGGGCGGTTACGAGCGCCGTGATGGTGGCGCTCCGCGTCGCGATGGTGACCGTCGTGAAGGTGGATACCAGGGTAACCGTGAGGGTGGTTACCAGCGTCGTGACGGTGCTGCTCCTCGTCGTGAGGGCGGTTACGAGCGCCGTGATGGCGGTGCTCCGCGTCGCGATGGTGACCGTCGTGAAGGTGGATACCAGGGCAACCGCGAAGGCGGCTACCAGCGTCGGGATGATCGGGGCGATGACCGTCGCCAGTCGCGTCCGCCGCAGGACGTTCGATCGGACCGCCCGCGTGATCCCGAGCTACCTGACGACATCACGGCACGCGACCTGCATGGTTCCGCTCGTAATGAGCTGAAGACGTTGTCGGCGGAAAACGCAGACACCGTGGCACGGCACTTGGCGGCCGCGGCAATCTACATTGACCAAGACCCCGAGCTGGCACACGCGCACGCTATGGCAGCGTCGCGCCGTGCTGGACGTGTTGGCGTTGTCCGCGAAACGGTTGGTATCACCGCGTATGCGACGGGCGACTTCGCTCTGGCGCTGCGCGAACTGCGCACCTACCGACGTATCTCTGGCAGCGATGAGCAGATCGCGCTGATCGTTGACAGTGAGCGCGGCATTGGCCGTCCGGAGAAGGCGCTCGAAGAGGGCCGTGCTGTCGACCGCTCCAAGCTTGAGGCTTCAACGCGCGTGGAGCTCGCGATCGCAATGTCGGGCGCGCGCCTGGATCTTGGACAGACGGAAAGCGCACTGGCAGAGCTGGACATCCCTGAGCTTAACCCCGATGTCGCCTACAGCTACAGCACCGGCCTGTTTGCTGCCCGCGCGGCTGTCCTCGAAGACCTCGGCCGCGAGGCAGAGGCCGCAGAGTGGCTACGCCGGGCTGAGGTCGCCGCCGAAGCGATGGCAACTGACGACTCTGACGAGATGGTTGTCGTGGACGAGTCGGAAGACGAAGAACTCGTTCGTGAAATCGAAGCTCAGGAACGTCGTGCCGCGTACGAAGCACAAGAAGCTGCATACGCCGCAGAAGAAGCGATGTTCCGCGAGATTGAAGCCGCGGAAGCAGCCGCACTCGCGGCCGCAAACGGAACAGACGCTGACGAGACTGTTGGAACCGACGAAGCTCCTGTAGCCAACGAGGCTCCTGTAGCCAACGAAGCTCCTGTAGCCGACGAAGCTGGCAAGGCTGACGACGCTGACGACACCGTTGACGTTGACGTTGACGTTGACGCTGACGATGCTGATGTCGCTGATTTCGCTGACGAGGCTGATGTCGTTCCTGTAGCTGACGAGGCTGATGTCGCTGATGATGCTGAAGAGCTCACGGACGACACAGAATCCAAGGGCGACAAAGACAAGGCCTCGAAGAAGGACAAGAAAGACAAGAAGCCGAAGAAGGACAAAAAGTCGAAGGATAAGAAGGACAAGAAGGACAAGGGTTCCGACAAGTCTGACGACGAGAAGAAGGCAAAGAAGGCGAAGAAGGCAGCCAAGGCTGCTGAAGCTGCGGCTGCTGAGGCGGCCGAGAAGTAA